One Fusobacterium ulcerans DNA segment encodes these proteins:
- a CDS encoding MerR family transcriptional regulator, whose amino-acid sequence MTIAEVSKKFELTIDTLRYYERIGLIPSVPRTKGGIRDYGENECNWIEFIKCMRAAGLPVEALIEYVGLFQAGEQTVEARKEILTEQRKLLAARIDEMKQTLNRLDYKIEVYEKCVVKNEKNLRQKEQ is encoded by the coding sequence ATGACAATTGCAGAGGTAAGTAAAAAATTTGAATTAACTATTGATACATTGCGTTATTACGAGCGTATAGGACTTATTCCTTCTGTTCCACGAACAAAGGGAGGAATCCGTGATTATGGAGAAAATGAATGCAACTGGATAGAATTTATCAAGTGTATGCGTGCTGCTGGACTTCCTGTTGAAGCCCTTATAGAATATGTTGGATTATTTCAGGCAGGTGAACAAACTGTAGAGGCACGTAAAGAAATTTTGACAGAACAAAGAAAGCTCTTAGCTGCAAGAATAGATGAAATGAAACAGACTCTTAATAGACTTGACTACAAAATTGAAGTTTATGAAAAATGTGTTGTAAAAAATGAAAAAAATCTTAGACAAAAGGAGCAGTAA
- a CDS encoding IS110 family transposase: protein MLLLGIDIAKLNHVASLVDSDSGELIFSNFKFQNNMPGFLSLYEKIVDFPIKDIIIGLESTAHYGENFINFFFQKGFKIAVINPLQTSHLRKANIRDTKNDHLDSITVAKALLFDNFKFVSQNNVSNFALKKLTRFRKSLVKQRSRSKIQLVSLLDIIFPELQYVFKAGIHTKALYALLKKYPSTEKIAALREKSLFSILSKASKGHYDMANALLLKSHAKSSVGVKDTSISIHIPQLIELIELLDKQIKSIEEEIEASLDNGSPILSIPGISNVAAASIIGEINDISNFDSPSKLLAYAGLDPKIRQSGNFNASSCRMSKKGSPYLRYALIYTAWNLVRNSKIFKDYYLIKRAQGKSHYNALGHVAHKLVRVIYALFKKNLIYQEFQL, encoded by the coding sequence ATGTTATTGTTAGGTATTGATATCGCTAAATTAAATCATGTGGCTTCTCTTGTTGATTCTGATTCTGGGGAACTTATTTTTTCTAATTTTAAATTCCAGAATAATATGCCTGGATTCCTCTCCCTTTATGAAAAAATTGTAGATTTTCCAATTAAAGACATTATTATTGGTTTAGAATCAACTGCCCATTATGGAGAAAATTTTATTAATTTTTTCTTTCAAAAAGGATTTAAAATTGCTGTAATCAACCCTTTACAAACTTCACATTTACGTAAAGCTAATATTAGAGATACTAAAAATGATCATTTAGACTCTATTACTGTTGCTAAAGCTTTACTTTTTGATAATTTCAAATTTGTTTCTCAAAACAATGTTTCTAATTTTGCGCTAAAAAAACTTACTCGTTTTAGAAAAAGTCTAGTTAAACAAAGATCTAGAAGTAAAATTCAGCTTGTTTCTTTACTAGATATTATTTTTCCTGAACTACAATATGTTTTTAAAGCTGGTATCCATACTAAGGCTCTTTATGCCCTTCTTAAGAAATATCCTTCTACAGAAAAAATAGCTGCTTTAAGAGAAAAATCATTATTTTCTATTTTAAGCAAAGCTTCTAAAGGCCATTATGACATGGCAAATGCTTTACTTTTAAAAAGTCATGCTAAATCTTCTGTAGGTGTCAAGGATACATCTATATCTATACATATCCCTCAATTAATTGAATTAATTGAGCTGTTAGATAAGCAAATTAAATCAATAGAAGAAGAAATTGAAGCTTCTCTTGATAATGGATCACCAATTCTTTCTATTCCAGGAATTAGTAATGTTGCAGCTGCCAGCATAATTGGAGAAATTAATGATATTTCTAATTTTGATTCCCCATCTAAATTACTTGCATATGCAGGACTTGATCCTAAGATAAGGCAGTCAGGAAATTTCAATGCTTCTTCATGTAGGATGTCTAAAAAAGGGTCTCCATATTTGCGCTATGCTTTAATTTACACTGCTTGGAATTTAGTAAGAAACAGCAAAATATTTAAAGACTATTATTTAATTAAAAGAGCACAGGGAAAATCTCATTACAATGCTTTAGGGCATGTTGCGCACAAATTGGTGAGAGTGATTTATGCTTTATTTAAGAAAAATTTAATCTATCAAGAATTTCAACTCTAA
- a CDS encoding YbaK/EbsC family protein encodes MSVESVKKFFEDNNLPLKVEETEGDTATVKTAAATWGVEEDQIAKTMGYKLKSGEYILILTKGGARVDNKKFKDKFKEKATMIPHDEVLEATGHPIGGVCPFGLKRPLRVYLDKTLKEFEIVYPAGGSDHSAVKVPVDMLEGITQGEWVDVCKDPVPAE; translated from the coding sequence ATGAGTGTTGAAAGTGTAAAAAAATTTTTTGAAGACAACAATCTTCCCTTAAAAGTTGAAGAAACTGAAGGAGATACTGCTACTGTTAAAACTGCTGCTGCAACTTGGGGAGTTGAAGAGGATCAGATTGCTAAAACAATGGGATACAAATTAAAAAGCGGAGAATATATCCTTATACTTACAAAAGGCGGAGCCAGAGTTGATAATAAAAAGTTTAAAGATAAATTCAAAGAAAAGGCTACTATGATTCCTCACGATGAAGTGTTGGAAGCTACTGGCCACCCAATTGGCGGAGTATGTCCTTTTGGATTAAAAAGACCATTGAGAGTTTATCTTGATAAAACTTTAAAGGAATTTGAAATAGTTTATCCTGCTGGTGGTTCTGATCATTCAGCGGTTAAAGTTCCTGTTGATATGTTAGAAGGTATAACTCAAGGGGAATGGGTAGATGTATGCAAAGACCCTGTTCCTGCTGAATAG
- a CDS encoding SMU1112c/YaeR family gloxylase I-like metalloprotein encodes MFINKIHHAAIICSNYEKSKDFYVNILGFKILKETYRSERKSYKLDLEIAGEYQIELFSFPDPPERITSPEARGLRHLAFEVDDIENSVKYLNEKNIVTEPIKIDIVTGKKYTFFRDPDNLPLEICEK; translated from the coding sequence ATGTTTATTAATAAAATTCATCATGCAGCAATTATCTGTTCAAACTATGAAAAATCTAAAGATTTCTATGTAAATATTTTAGGATTTAAAATTCTAAAAGAAACATATAGAAGTGAAAGAAAATCATATAAACTTGATCTTGAAATAGCTGGAGAATATCAAATTGAACTTTTTTCATTTCCAGATCCTCCAGAAAGAATAACTTCACCAGAAGCCAGAGGATTAAGACATCTTGCCTTTGAAGTAGATGATATTGAAAATTCTGTGAAATATTTAAATGAGAAAAATATAGTCACTGAACCAATAAAAATAGACATAGTTACTGGTAAAAAATATACATTTTTTAGAGATCCTGACAATCTTCCTTTAGAAATTTGTGAAAAATAG
- a CDS encoding tRNA (cytidine(34)-2'-O)-methyltransferase, translating to MNIVLLYPEIPYNTGNIGRSAVLTNTTLHLIKPLCFSLDEKQLKRAGLDYWHLVDLKVWESYEDFINGNPDAVIYYATTKTKQKYTDIKFGKNDFVMFGPESRGIPEDILNRNADHCITIPMIDMGRSLNLSNSAAIILYEALRQTDFDFNK from the coding sequence TTGAATATAGTTTTATTATACCCTGAAATACCATATAATACAGGAAATATAGGAAGAAGTGCTGTACTTACTAATACAACTCTGCATTTAATCAAACCTCTTTGTTTTTCTTTAGATGAAAAACAATTAAAAAGAGCTGGTCTTGATTACTGGCATCTTGTTGATTTAAAAGTGTGGGAATCTTATGAAGATTTTATAAATGGAAACCCTGATGCTGTCATATATTATGCAACTACTAAAACAAAGCAGAAATATACAGATATAAAATTTGGAAAAAATGATTTTGTTATGTTTGGTCCTGAGTCAAGAGGAATTCCAGAAGATATTCTAAATAGAAATGCTGACCACTGCATCACTATTCCTATGATAGATATGGGACGTTCTCTAAATCTTTCTAATTCTGCTGCTATCATTCTATATGAAGCTTTGAGACAGACAGATTTTGATTTTAATAAATAA
- a CDS encoding MBL fold metallo-hydrolase, translating into MNIKTFYLGSMMTNCYLTWNDDKNAYLFDCGGENIDKIMTFLKVNGLTLKYLVLTHGHGDHIAGINRLIEEYPNVEVYIGKEDAACLTEPELNLMKYITGVSFVFNGEFHTVKEGDMVGEFKVLDTPGHTIGSKSFYCPEAKMLISGDTMFRRSYGRYDLPTSSGEMLFNSLAKLCRLPADTKVYSGHSDETAIGEEKEFLSMQGII; encoded by the coding sequence ATGAATATAAAAACATTTTATTTAGGTTCAATGATGACAAATTGTTACCTTACTTGGAACGATGATAAAAATGCGTATCTTTTTGATTGTGGTGGAGAAAATATAGATAAAATAATGACTTTTTTAAAAGTTAATGGACTTACATTAAAATATTTAGTTCTTACACATGGACATGGAGATCACATTGCAGGAATAAATAGATTAATAGAAGAATATCCAAATGTTGAAGTATATATAGGTAAAGAGGATGCAGCATGTCTTACTGAACCAGAACTAAATTTAATGAAATATATAACAGGAGTAAGCTTTGTTTTTAATGGAGAGTTTCATACTGTAAAAGAGGGAGATATGGTAGGAGAATTTAAAGTTTTAGATACTCCAGGTCATACTATCGGATCAAAAAGTTTTTATTGCCCTGAAGCAAAAATGCTGATTTCAGGAGATACTATGTTTAGAAGAAGTTATGGAAGATATGACTTGCCTACAAGCAGTGGAGAAATGCTTTTCAACAGTCTTGCAAAATTATGCAGACTTCCTGCTGATACAAAAGTATACAGTGGACATAGCGATGAAACAGCTATAGGAGAAGAAAAGGAATTTCTATCTATGCAGGGAATAATCTAA
- a CDS encoding NAD(P)/FAD-dependent oxidoreductase produces the protein MNEKIYDVIIIGGGPAGLTAGIYVGRSKLSTLIIESEGIGSLLMAHKIDNYPGFPEGISGKELYTLMKKQAEKFGAEFLSATLLGFDVYSDTESKIVKTDKGNFKAKVVIIATGTGKNGNKKLKGEEEFLGKGVSYCATCDGAFTKNLNVSLLGQGEEVAEEALFLTKFSKTIKIFVNEKEFKCHKDTLDALTASGKVEIITDAKLLEIKGGEYVEKLVIEKDGETKNYPSDFAFLYLGTKNNTEMYGEFADLDNQGNIVTKDGLKINIEGMYAAGDIRSGVVRQVTTAVADGTVAAMEAIKEILKKK, from the coding sequence ATGAATGAAAAAATATATGATGTTATAATAATTGGCGGTGGCCCAGCAGGCCTTACAGCTGGAATATATGTTGGAAGATCAAAATTGAGTACATTAATAATTGAAAGCGAAGGGATAGGAAGTCTTCTTATGGCTCATAAGATAGATAATTATCCAGGATTTCCAGAAGGTATATCTGGAAAAGAACTTTACACTTTAATGAAAAAGCAGGCTGAAAAGTTTGGAGCTGAATTTTTAAGTGCAACTCTTTTAGGTTTTGATGTATACTCAGACACTGAAAGCAAAATAGTAAAAACAGATAAAGGAAATTTTAAAGCAAAGGTTGTAATAATAGCAACAGGAACTGGAAAAAATGGAAATAAAAAACTAAAGGGAGAAGAGGAATTTTTAGGTAAAGGGGTATCATATTGTGCTACTTGTGATGGAGCTTTTACTAAAAATCTTAATGTATCTCTATTAGGACAGGGAGAAGAAGTCGCAGAAGAAGCACTTTTTCTTACAAAGTTTTCAAAAACTATAAAGATATTTGTAAATGAAAAAGAATTTAAATGTCACAAAGATACTTTAGATGCTCTTACTGCTTCTGGAAAAGTAGAAATAATAACAGACGCAAAACTTCTTGAAATAAAAGGTGGAGAGTATGTAGAGAAGCTTGTGATAGAAAAAGATGGAGAGACAAAAAACTATCCTTCTGACTTTGCATTTCTTTATTTAGGAACTAAAAACAATACAGAGATGTATGGAGAATTTGCTGATCTGGATAATCAAGGGAATATTGTAACAAAAGATGGATTAAAAATCAATATAGAAGGAATGTATGCAGCAGGAGATATAAGATCAGGAGTAGTAAGACAAGTGACAACTGCTGTAGCTGATGGGACTGTAGCTGCTATGGAAGCTATCAAGGAAATCTTAAAAAAGAAATAA